One window of Papaver somniferum cultivar HN1 chromosome 9, ASM357369v1, whole genome shotgun sequence genomic DNA carries:
- the LOC113313154 gene encoding exocyst complex component EXO70H1-like: MKQTNRNKGGFRNIFSSHSTSPNNSISRSSAHSISSSSSTSSPPQSRPSTPLHTFSESMMEENIDNAELLITKWNLETSTGFAASSSLFYDDRKEAKDFISCVKDLQRAMRFFILPENSNSVLLVKSQNLMEIAMKRLEKEFYQILSANRDRLDPESISGHGSERSRGSTSDDYDEEVDQSSDEDEIQKVSDSINEVEQVGTVAMNDLKMISNCMISAGYGKEIVSIYKIIRKSIVDEGLYKLGVERLTAAQINKMDWELLDFKIKTWVYAVQIAVRTLFHGERILCDYVLTSEMSRESCFTAITKDSALELFQFPELVAKGKKSPEKMFRILDLYDAISELWPEIESIFSYQSMSNIRAQAVSSLLKLGEAVRAMLTDFEAAIQKDSSKALAPGGGIHPLTRYVMNYVSFLSDYTVSLSDIVADWPLPEHTALPESFFDSSLDTDEEGTSSIVVRFAWLVLVLLCKLDGKAALYKDVPLSYLFLANNLNYVVSKVQGSNLRFLLGEEWISKHELKVKQYSINYERMGWSKVLSSLPANPTASMSLEATKECLSSFNTAFETAYRTQSSWVVTDSKLRDEIKVSICKKVLPVYQEFYDTNRAVLRGERNVEALVRYSPDDLMNYLSDLFYGMKVSGSGSSTAHSSHHSSSSH; this comes from the coding sequence ATGAAGCAGACTAACAGAAACAAAGGAGGATTCAGAAATATATTTTCATCACATTCAACATCTCCTAACAATTCAATTTCAAGATCATCAGCACactcaatttcatcatcatcatcaacatcatcaccaccacAATCACGTCCATCAACACCACTCCACACATTCTCCGAATCAATGATGGAAGAAAACATCGATAACGCAGAGCTATTAATAACCAAATGGAATCTAGAAACTAGCACCGGTTTTGCTGCTTCCTCTTCTTTGTTTTACGATGATCGGAAAGAAGCTAAGGATTTCATTTCATGTGTGAAAGATTTACAGAGAGCAATGAGATTCTTTATTTTACCAGAGAACTCGAATTCAGTTTTACTAGTCAAATCACAGAACCTGATGGAAATCGCAATGAAAAGACTAGAGAAAGAGTTTTATCAGATTTTATCAGCTAACCGTGACCGTCTTGATCCTGAATCAATCTCCGGTCATGGTTCGGAGAGATCAAGAGGTAGTACTTCTGATGATTACGATGAAGAAGTTGATCAATCATCTGATGAAGATGAGATACAAAAAGTCAGTGACTCTATAAATGAAGTCGAACAAGTTGGGACAGTGGCAATGAATGATCTGAAAATGATTTCAAACTGTATGATTTCAGCTGGTTATGGTAAAGAAATTGTTAGTATTTATAAAATTATCCGAAAATCGATTGTGGATGAAGGTTTATATAAATTAGGTGTAGAGAGATTGACTGCCGCACAAATCAATAAGATGGACTGGGAATTGCTTGATTTCAAGATCAAGACCTGGGTTTACGCGGTCCAAATTGCCGTAAGAACTCTGTTTCATGGCGAACGGATTCTTTGCGATTACGTGTTGACGTCGGAGATGAGCAGAGAATCTTGTTTTACGGCGATTACGAAGGATAGTGCTTTGGAGCTGTTTCAGTTCCCTGAGTTGGTTGCTAAAGGGAAGAAATCACCGGAGAAAATGTTCCGGATTTTAGACCTTTACGATGCGATTTCGGAGCTATGGCCGGAGATTGAGTCGATTTTTTCTTATCAATCGATGTCCAATATTCGAGCACAGGCTGTGTCATCGTTGCTTAAACTGGGTGAAGCTGTTCGAGCAATGTTGACGGATTTTGAAGCGGCGATTCAAAAGGATTCTTCCAAAGCGCTTGCTCCTGGTGGTGGAATTCATCCACTGACAAGATATGTTATGAACTACGTTTCTTTTCTTTCCGATTACACAGTAAGTCTTTCAGATATTGTTGCGGATTGGCCGTTGCCGGAGCATACTGCACTACCGGAATCTTTCTTTGACAGTTCACTGGATACAGATGAGGAAGGTACGTCGTCGATTGTTGTGAGATTCGCTTGGTTAGTACTTGTTCTTCTATGCAAACTCGACGGCAAAGCGGCGCTTTACAAAGATGTTCCGCTGTCGTATCTCTTCCTGGCGAATAATCTAAACTACGTCGTCTCGAAAGTTCAGGGTTCAAATCTTCGGTTTTTACTCGGTGAAGAATGGATTAGCAAACATGAATTGAAAGTAAAACAATATTCAATAAACTATGAAAGAATGGGGTGGAGTAAAGTTTTATCATCTTTGCCGGCGAATCCAACGGCCAGCATGTCCCTGGAAGCTACGAAAGAATGTCTTTCTAGTTTCAATACTGCATTCGAAACTGCGTACCGGACGCAGTCCTCATGGGTCGTAACGGATTCGAAACTAAGAGACGAGATTAAAGTTTCGATTTGTAAGAAAGTTCTGCCGGTTTATCAAGAGTTTTATGATACCAATCGAGCTGTATTGAGAGGAGAAAGAAATGTTGAGGCATTAGTGAGATACTCGCCGGATgatttgatgaattatttgtcCGATTTGTTTTACGGGATGAAAGTATCGGGTTCGGGTTCTTCTACCGCACATTCATCCCATCATTCATCGTCTTCGCATTGA